The proteins below are encoded in one region of Amorphus orientalis:
- a CDS encoding glycosyltransferase family 4 protein has translation MPSPTILQIVPELETGGAERTAVDVAERIVAEGWRAIVLSEGGRLVDELKSTGAEYREFPAKTKNPWRMWRNAAAIADLIEAEGVDIVHARSRAPAWSALIAARRTGRPFVTTYHGAYNQKSRLKGYYNSVMARGDVVIANSGYTADLIRSRHDVGDRRIVVIHRGTDMRAFQDPSVADRAEALRTEWAVPAGKRVILQLARLTGWKGQRVTIDALARLSERDDWVGVLAGDAQGREAYLNDLRTRIRDHGLEGRVLLPGHCTDVPAAMAFADTVVVASTEPEAFGRAAVEAQIAGRPVVVSDLGAVTETVLAPPAVGEDARTGWKVPPGDPQALAAALEEVLNLDPDRRASLAERARSHVATRFSLEAMTERTLDVYRGLLAER, from the coding sequence GTGCCGTCACCGACCATCCTGCAGATCGTCCCGGAACTGGAGACCGGCGGTGCCGAACGCACCGCGGTCGACGTGGCGGAGCGGATCGTCGCGGAAGGCTGGCGGGCGATCGTCCTGTCGGAGGGCGGCCGGCTCGTGGACGAGCTGAAAAGCACAGGCGCGGAGTACCGCGAGTTTCCGGCGAAGACGAAAAATCCCTGGCGGATGTGGCGCAACGCGGCGGCAATCGCGGACCTGATCGAGGCGGAGGGCGTGGACATCGTGCACGCCCGCTCGCGCGCCCCGGCCTGGTCGGCGCTGATCGCGGCCCGGCGCACCGGTCGGCCGTTCGTGACCACCTATCACGGTGCCTACAATCAGAAATCCCGCCTGAAAGGCTACTACAATTCCGTGATGGCCCGGGGCGATGTGGTGATCGCCAATTCCGGCTACACCGCCGACCTCATCCGGTCCCGGCACGATGTCGGGGACCGGCGGATCGTGGTGATCCATCGCGGTACCGACATGCGCGCCTTTCAGGATCCGTCCGTTGCGGACCGCGCCGAGGCGTTGCGCACCGAGTGGGCCGTGCCGGCCGGCAAGCGCGTGATCCTACAGCTTGCCCGGCTCACCGGCTGGAAGGGCCAGCGGGTCACGATCGATGCGCTCGCCCGTCTGTCGGAACGCGACGACTGGGTTGGGGTTCTGGCGGGTGACGCCCAGGGCCGCGAGGCCTATCTGAACGACCTCAGGACCCGGATACGGGACCACGGGCTGGAAGGCCGGGTGCTGCTCCCGGGCCATTGCACCGACGTGCCGGCCGCGATGGCGTTCGCCGACACGGTGGTCGTGGCATCGACCGAGCCCGAGGCGTTCGGCCGGGCGGCCGTCGAAGCGCAGATTGCCGGCCGGCCCGTGGTGGTGTCTGACCTGGGCGCGGTGACGGAGACCGTTCTTGCGCCGCCGGCCGTCGGCGAGGACGCACGCACCGGCTGGAAGGTGCCGCCGGGGGATCCGCAAGCGCTGGCGGCCGCGCTGGAGGAGGTTCTGAACCTCGACCCTGACCGGCGCGCGAGCCTCGCCGAGCGGGCCCGAAGCCACGTGGCGACCCGGTTCTCGCTCGAGGCGATGACGGAGCGGACCCTGGACGTCTATCGGGGCCTGCTCGCCGAGCGATAG
- the infC gene encoding translation initiation factor IF-3, whose protein sequence is MRRPHRAPPPTKEGPRVNSDIRVPRVQLVDAEGNNRGIVETDEALAMAEESGLDLVEVSPNADPPVCKILDFGKYKYQSQKKAAEARKKQKTVEVKEIKMRPNIDTHDYEVKMRSMMRFFEEGDKVKVTLRFRGREMAHQELGMDLLKKVRSETEEFAKVESEPRLEGRQMVMVLAPLPNR, encoded by the coding sequence ATTCGCCGTCCGCACCGTGCTCCGCCGCCCACGAAGGAAGGGCCGCGCGTCAATTCCGACATCCGTGTACCCCGGGTACAGCTTGTCGATGCCGAGGGAAACAACCGCGGGATAGTCGAGACCGACGAGGCCTTGGCTATGGCCGAGGAGAGCGGTCTCGATCTCGTCGAGGTGTCGCCGAACGCCGACCCGCCGGTCTGCAAGATCCTCGATTTTGGCAAATACAAGTATCAGAGCCAGAAGAAGGCCGCCGAGGCGCGCAAGAAGCAGAAGACCGTCGAGGTCAAGGAAATCAAGATGCGCCCGAACATCGACACCCATGACTATGAGGTGAAGATGCGGTCGATGATGCGGTTTTTCGAGGAAGGCGACAAGGTGAAGGTGACGCTGCGGTTCCGTGGGCGCGAGATGGCGCATCAGGAACTGGGCATGGACCTTCTCAAGAAGGTCCGCTCCGAGACCGAAGAATTCGCCAAGGTCGAATCCGAGCCGCGTCTCGAAGGCCGGCAGATGGTCATGGTTCTGGCGCCCCTGCCGAACCGCTGA
- a CDS encoding putative glycolipid-binding domain-containing protein gives MHATLSPPDLWTENRDRHCLRFESEGPERGSEVLLYERASDARRVEGVVTGAGPHGPLGLTHRTVLDPAWCVRLFEVRLLGLSEPERLQSDAAGRWTDGHGVPLDELSGCVDLEFAETAFTWTPMIRRLGLGAGDSVELDVVTLSAADLAPVRARRRLTCLQPLQLYRYDDVATGICDEIVVDGDGFAMSVSGRLRRLA, from the coding sequence ATGCACGCGACACTGTCACCCCCGGACCTGTGGACCGAAAATCGCGACCGCCACTGCCTGCGCTTCGAAAGCGAGGGGCCGGAGCGCGGATCGGAAGTCCTGCTCTATGAGCGGGCGAGCGATGCGCGTCGGGTCGAAGGCGTCGTCACCGGTGCGGGCCCGCACGGACCGCTGGGCCTCACCCATCGGACGGTTCTGGATCCCGCCTGGTGCGTTCGCCTGTTCGAGGTGCGGCTGCTTGGGCTTTCGGAGCCGGAGCGGCTGCAGTCCGACGCTGCCGGTCGCTGGACCGACGGGCACGGCGTGCCCCTCGACGAGCTGTCGGGATGTGTCGATCTGGAATTCGCCGAGACGGCCTTCACATGGACACCGATGATCCGGCGCCTGGGTCTCGGCGCCGGCGATAGCGTCGAGCTCGACGTGGTCACGCTGTCGGCGGCGGATCTCGCACCGGTGCGCGCGCGCCGCCGGCTGACATGCCTCCAGCCGCTGCAGCTTTACCGCTACGACGATGTCGCCACCGGCATCTGCGACGAGATCGTCGTGGACGGCGATGGCTTCGCCATGTCGGTAAGCGGACGGCTTCGCCGCCTGGCGTGA
- a CDS encoding DUF6460 domain-containing protein — MVDQPSRTRRLLGGSFPQVILKLLLLSFLVGLVLASLGFTIEELVFRISLWIGYLPQLGWSAIVDAGRYLALGAIIVVPIWLIVRVLENVRS; from the coding sequence ATGGTCGACCAGCCCTCTCGGACACGCCGCCTCCTGGGCGGATCGTTCCCTCAGGTGATCCTGAAGCTGCTCCTGCTGTCGTTCCTGGTGGGGCTCGTACTCGCGAGCCTGGGCTTCACGATCGAGGAGCTCGTGTTCCGGATTTCGCTCTGGATCGGCTATCTGCCGCAGCTCGGCTGGAGCGCGATCGTCGACGCCGGGCGCTATCTGGCGCTCGGCGCGATCATCGTCGTGCCGATCTGGCTGATCGTCCGGGTGCTGGAGAACGTGCGCTCCTGA
- a CDS encoding periplasmic heavy metal sensor: protein MTLRGSWAIGVLVALALSLAVNFTLGGFVSARLLGPHPPHRGGGGFSALLGSDRAYPPEMQDELRQAVFDDPAMKERIRALIESRRKMFEIMRADPYDPAALQAVLAEIETNTTALQEAGHRILEKVVAETPPDVRAEIGWRRHHGDRDHRGPPHD, encoded by the coding sequence ATGACGCTTCGCGGTTCCTGGGCGATCGGGGTGCTGGTCGCCCTCGCCCTCTCCCTGGCGGTGAACTTCACGCTCGGCGGCTTCGTGTCGGCGCGCCTGCTCGGCCCCCATCCGCCCCATCGCGGCGGTGGCGGGTTCAGCGCGCTTCTCGGCTCCGACCGGGCCTATCCGCCGGAAATGCAGGACGAACTCAGGCAGGCGGTGTTCGACGATCCCGCGATGAAGGAGCGGATCCGTGCCCTGATCGAGTCGCGGCGGAAGATGTTCGAGATCATGCGCGCCGATCCCTACGATCCGGCCGCCCTGCAGGCGGTACTGGCCGAGATCGAGACCAACACGACGGCGCTTCAGGAGGCCGGTCACCGGATCCTGGAGAAAGTCGTCGCCGAAACCCCGCCCGACGTCCGCGCCGAGATCGGCTGGCGGCGGCACCACGGCGATCGCGACCATCGCGGGCCGCCGCACGATTGA
- a CDS encoding RNA polymerase sigma factor translates to MDTGPVDDADTQLLARISHGDERAFAELVARHSPRLHALALRFTGSAADADDVVQDTFWSAWRKASDWQARGVKVSTWLYRIALNRCIDLDRRRKVRRLVGLDDARDPEEPAPGAEQQAVVRSELAAVSDDVRALPARQRAAILLAATGEAGTGEIAARLGISEGAAEQLLVRARRTLRQKKMAREALGPDGGQPR, encoded by the coding sequence GTGGATACCGGACCCGTCGACGACGCCGACACCCAGCTTCTCGCGCGGATTTCGCACGGGGACGAGCGGGCGTTTGCCGAACTGGTCGCCCGGCACAGCCCCCGGCTGCACGCGCTCGCACTGCGCTTCACCGGATCCGCCGCCGATGCCGACGATGTGGTCCAGGACACCTTCTGGTCGGCCTGGCGGAAGGCGTCCGACTGGCAGGCGCGCGGTGTGAAGGTGTCGACCTGGCTCTACCGGATCGCCCTCAACCGCTGCATCGACCTCGACCGGCGCCGCAAGGTCCGGCGGCTGGTCGGGCTGGACGATGCCCGGGACCCGGAGGAGCCCGCACCAGGGGCCGAGCAGCAGGCGGTGGTGCGGTCCGAACTGGCCGCCGTCTCCGACGACGTGCGCGCCCTTCCCGCCCGACAGCGGGCGGCGATCCTGCTGGCCGCGACCGGCGAGGCGGGGACCGGAGAGATTGCCGCCAGGCTGGGCATCAGCGAAGGTGCCGCAGAACAGCTCCTGGTGCGGGCCAGACGCACGCTCCGGCAGAAGAAGATGGCGCGGGAGGCCCTTGGTCCGGACGGAGGGCAACCCAGATGA